A single window of Nicotiana sylvestris chromosome 5, ASM39365v2, whole genome shotgun sequence DNA harbors:
- the LOC104241775 gene encoding uncharacterized protein isoform X2 produces MAASDTIENMYDVALKPRLLSSLLKEYVPDLKHQFRNPSVLSYVVSAVKTHRLLSELAPPESDQKLIENWTSTVDSWINRVVALASSDTPDKCWAGICLLGVTCQECSRERFLASYVAWFNTLLLHLQSPADSHFVKVASCASLSDLFTRLSGLPNAKKDGILLGTKLIQPLLKLLNEDTFDAEEAIFLLCTILDIFPSSIQRHYDGVENAVVFRLMSGKCSPSMLKKLGYCLALLPKSRGDEDSWLLMMQKIMLSINIQLNDAFRGLEQETRSTEAMRLLLPPGKDPPPPLGGQSLSSQTSDKTMRPEHLIISRISTLIFCCCKLLTTSYPFQVSMPVRSLIALAQRVLMVDGSSSPSMSYMTTMKQEVIYSELPVLHSRILDLLTSTVKGLGSQLLPHVASIIRLLTNYFEASALPELRIKVYTIMKALLMSLGVGISTHLTDVIVNNALMDLDERDISSVSQQKLHPETMTKTSHKKRKHASTSSSLEEQPDRDVFEVEMSPNMASLSVKIAALEALEALLSVGGSWRPESWRANVDHLLLDVTRNACKGGWANDDRGELVPGSPTTTWGDYQIAALRALLASLISPGRTRPQHLSQGLALFRRGTQQIGTKVSECCVHALLALEVLIHPRALPLLDPQSTDNNYEVRNKWFSGNLHIRGRAANNTFHNGMFSKAPDEPDSYNDDLYENWLRNGEDSDTVAADPGKDTDKSNHPPETLRDTLSEKVPSFDTTAIKVSESSKLGEVAPVTVAKKGPMDRDEVMVESQLSETIASIGGGKNSFQSSALVSGGNVLNPMGSEVQAEKLGSEKFTDNASRKEVTEASVDGFASMLNLDRGKGLMHESDNESMESIPDIVDVEPDSD; encoded by the exons ATGGCGGCCTCAGATACAATTGAGAACATGTACGACGTCGCATTGAAGCCTCGTCTACTTAGCTCTCTGCTCAAAGAGTACGTTCCTGACCTGAAACATCAGTTTCGGAATCCTTCAGTTCTCTCATACGTCGTTTCTGCTGTAAAGACTCACCGCTTACTCTCCGAATTGGCCCCACCCGAATCTGATCAAAAGTTGATTGAAAACTGGACATCCACCGTTGATTCCTGGATCAATCGAGTGGTCGCTCTTGCCTCCAGCGACACG CCAGATAAATGCTGGGCTGGTATATGTTTGCTCGGGGTGACGTGTCAAGAATGCAGTAGGGAGCGTTTCTTAGCTTCTTATGTTGCATGGTTTAACACACTCTTACTCCACCTTCAG TCCCCTGCAGATTCCCACTTTGTGAAGGTAGCTTCCTGTGCCTCCCTGTCAGATTTATTCACAAG GTTGAGTGGATTGCCCAATGCAAAGAAAGATGGTATATTACTCGGTACAAAACTTATTCAACCATTATTGAAGCTGCTAAATGAGGATACATTTGATGCT GAAGAAGCTATTTTTCTGTTGTGCACCATTTTAGATATCTTCCCATCTTCCATTCAACGGCATTACGATGGT GTTGAAAATGCTGTTGTTTTTAGGCTCATGTCAGGCAAGTGCAGTCCTAGTATGTTGAAG AAGCTTGGTTATTGCTTGGCTTTGCTACCAAAATCAAGGGGGGACGAGGATAGCTGGTTATTGATGATGCAGAAGATCATGCTGTCCATCAATATTCAGCTGAATGATGCCTTCCGGGGTCTAGAGCAAG AAACTAGAAGTACTGAGGCCATGAGATTGCTGCTTCCCCCTGGGAAAGACCCACCGCCTCCATTAGGGGGCCAATCTTTGTCTAGTCAAACTTCAGACAAAACAATGAGGCCTGAGCACTTGATAATCTCCAGAATCTCTACCCTGATCTTTTGTTGTTGTAAATTGCTTACTACTTCTTACCCATTTCAG GTGTCTATGCCTGTACGTTCATTAATAGCTCTTGCTCAAAGAGTGCTGATGGTTGATGGTTCCTCATCACCAAGCATGTCTTACATGACTACAATGAAACAAGAAGTTATTTATTCAGAACTCCCAGTCTTGCATTCTCGCATATTGGATCTTCTTACATCGACTGTTAAGGGACTGGGCAG CCAGTTGCTCCCTCATGTTGCCTCTATAATACGACTCCTAACCAACTACTTTGAGGCGTCTGCTTTGCCAGAGCTAAGGATAAAGGTGTACACAATTATGAAAGCTCTGCTGATGTCACTGGGGGTTG GGATATCTACACACCTAACCGATGTGAttgttaacaatgcattgatggATTTGGATGAGAGAGACATATCTTCCGTTTCACAACAGAAGTTACATCCAGAGACTATGACAAAGACTTCCCACAAGAAGAGGAAGCATGCAAGTACAAGTAGTTCGCTTGAGGAGCAGCCTGATAGAGATGTTTTTGAAGTGGAAATGTCCCCAAACATGGCTTCATTATCTGTTAAGATAGCTGCACTAGAGGCATTGGAAGCCCTTCTTTCCGTG GGTGGTTCTTGGAGACCCGAGAGTTGGCGAGCAAATGTTGATCACCTTCTTTTGGATGTTACCAGAAATGCTTGTAAAGGAGGGTGGGCCAATGATGACAGAGGCGAACTGGTTCCTGGCTCACCGACCACTACCTGGGGAGACTATCAAATTGCAGCTTTACGAGCACTTCTGGCTTCTCTCATCTCTCCTGGCCGCACTCGGCCACAACACCTATCTCAGGGGCTTGCACTTTTCCGCAGAG GGACTCAACAAATAGGAACTAAAGTTTCTGAATGTTGTGTACACGCTCTTTTGGCGTTGGAAGTGCTTATACATCCCCGGGCGCTTCCTTTGTTAGATCCCCAGTCCACTGACAATAATTATGAGGTCAGAAATAAGTGGTTTTCGGGAAATTTACACATCAGGGGCCGTGCAGCAAATAACACATTCCACAATGGGATGTTCAGCAAGGCCCCTGATGAGCCAGACTCATATAATgatgacctttatgaaaattggCTGCGAAATGGTGAAGATTCGGATACCGTGGCAGCTGATCCTGGAAAAGATACGGATAAAAGTAATCACCCCCCAGAAACATTGAGAGATACTTTATCAGAAAAGGTTCCATCTTTTGATACCACTGCCATAAAAGTTTCTGAAAGTAGTAAATTGGGGGAAGTAGCGCCTGTTACTGTTGCGAAGAAAGGCCCCATGGATAGGGACGAGGTTATGGTTGAATCACAACTATCTGAAACTATTGCTTCAATTGGTGGTGGGAAAAACAGCTTTCAATCCAGTGCCCTTGTTTCTGGTGGCAACGTTTTAAATCCCATGGGTAGTGAAGTTCAAGCAGAGAAACTAGGATCGGAAAAGTTCACAGACAATGCATCAAGAAAGGAAGTGACGGAAGCTAGCGTTGATGGATTTGCTTCGATGCTGAATTTAGACAGAGGTAAAGGGTTAATGCACGAGTCAGATAACGAGTCCATGGAGTCAATTCCTGATATTGTTGATGTTGAGCCTGATTCTGATTAA
- the LOC104241775 gene encoding uncharacterized protein isoform X1, producing the protein MAASDTIENMYDVALKPRLLSSLLKEYVPDLKHQFRNPSVLSYVVSAVKTHRLLSELAPPESDQKLIENWTSTVDSWINRVVALASSDTPDKCWAGICLLGVTCQECSRERFLASYVAWFNTLLLHLQSPADSHFVKVASCASLSDLFTRLSGLPNAKKDGILLGTKLIQPLLKLLNEDTFDAVWEEAIFLLCTILDIFPSSIQRHYDGVENAVVFRLMSGKCSPSMLKKLGYCLALLPKSRGDEDSWLLMMQKIMLSINIQLNDAFRGLEQETRSTEAMRLLLPPGKDPPPPLGGQSLSSQTSDKTMRPEHLIISRISTLIFCCCKLLTTSYPFQVSMPVRSLIALAQRVLMVDGSSSPSMSYMTTMKQEVIYSELPVLHSRILDLLTSTVKGLGSQLLPHVASIIRLLTNYFEASALPELRIKVYTIMKALLMSLGVGISTHLTDVIVNNALMDLDERDISSVSQQKLHPETMTKTSHKKRKHASTSSSLEEQPDRDVFEVEMSPNMASLSVKIAALEALEALLSVGGSWRPESWRANVDHLLLDVTRNACKGGWANDDRGELVPGSPTTTWGDYQIAALRALLASLISPGRTRPQHLSQGLALFRRGTQQIGTKVSECCVHALLALEVLIHPRALPLLDPQSTDNNYEVRNKWFSGNLHIRGRAANNTFHNGMFSKAPDEPDSYNDDLYENWLRNGEDSDTVAADPGKDTDKSNHPPETLRDTLSEKVPSFDTTAIKVSESSKLGEVAPVTVAKKGPMDRDEVMVESQLSETIASIGGGKNSFQSSALVSGGNVLNPMGSEVQAEKLGSEKFTDNASRKEVTEASVDGFASMLNLDRGKGLMHESDNESMESIPDIVDVEPDSD; encoded by the exons ATGGCGGCCTCAGATACAATTGAGAACATGTACGACGTCGCATTGAAGCCTCGTCTACTTAGCTCTCTGCTCAAAGAGTACGTTCCTGACCTGAAACATCAGTTTCGGAATCCTTCAGTTCTCTCATACGTCGTTTCTGCTGTAAAGACTCACCGCTTACTCTCCGAATTGGCCCCACCCGAATCTGATCAAAAGTTGATTGAAAACTGGACATCCACCGTTGATTCCTGGATCAATCGAGTGGTCGCTCTTGCCTCCAGCGACACG CCAGATAAATGCTGGGCTGGTATATGTTTGCTCGGGGTGACGTGTCAAGAATGCAGTAGGGAGCGTTTCTTAGCTTCTTATGTTGCATGGTTTAACACACTCTTACTCCACCTTCAG TCCCCTGCAGATTCCCACTTTGTGAAGGTAGCTTCCTGTGCCTCCCTGTCAGATTTATTCACAAG GTTGAGTGGATTGCCCAATGCAAAGAAAGATGGTATATTACTCGGTACAAAACTTATTCAACCATTATTGAAGCTGCTAAATGAGGATACATTTGATGCTGTATGG GAAGAAGCTATTTTTCTGTTGTGCACCATTTTAGATATCTTCCCATCTTCCATTCAACGGCATTACGATGGT GTTGAAAATGCTGTTGTTTTTAGGCTCATGTCAGGCAAGTGCAGTCCTAGTATGTTGAAG AAGCTTGGTTATTGCTTGGCTTTGCTACCAAAATCAAGGGGGGACGAGGATAGCTGGTTATTGATGATGCAGAAGATCATGCTGTCCATCAATATTCAGCTGAATGATGCCTTCCGGGGTCTAGAGCAAG AAACTAGAAGTACTGAGGCCATGAGATTGCTGCTTCCCCCTGGGAAAGACCCACCGCCTCCATTAGGGGGCCAATCTTTGTCTAGTCAAACTTCAGACAAAACAATGAGGCCTGAGCACTTGATAATCTCCAGAATCTCTACCCTGATCTTTTGTTGTTGTAAATTGCTTACTACTTCTTACCCATTTCAG GTGTCTATGCCTGTACGTTCATTAATAGCTCTTGCTCAAAGAGTGCTGATGGTTGATGGTTCCTCATCACCAAGCATGTCTTACATGACTACAATGAAACAAGAAGTTATTTATTCAGAACTCCCAGTCTTGCATTCTCGCATATTGGATCTTCTTACATCGACTGTTAAGGGACTGGGCAG CCAGTTGCTCCCTCATGTTGCCTCTATAATACGACTCCTAACCAACTACTTTGAGGCGTCTGCTTTGCCAGAGCTAAGGATAAAGGTGTACACAATTATGAAAGCTCTGCTGATGTCACTGGGGGTTG GGATATCTACACACCTAACCGATGTGAttgttaacaatgcattgatggATTTGGATGAGAGAGACATATCTTCCGTTTCACAACAGAAGTTACATCCAGAGACTATGACAAAGACTTCCCACAAGAAGAGGAAGCATGCAAGTACAAGTAGTTCGCTTGAGGAGCAGCCTGATAGAGATGTTTTTGAAGTGGAAATGTCCCCAAACATGGCTTCATTATCTGTTAAGATAGCTGCACTAGAGGCATTGGAAGCCCTTCTTTCCGTG GGTGGTTCTTGGAGACCCGAGAGTTGGCGAGCAAATGTTGATCACCTTCTTTTGGATGTTACCAGAAATGCTTGTAAAGGAGGGTGGGCCAATGATGACAGAGGCGAACTGGTTCCTGGCTCACCGACCACTACCTGGGGAGACTATCAAATTGCAGCTTTACGAGCACTTCTGGCTTCTCTCATCTCTCCTGGCCGCACTCGGCCACAACACCTATCTCAGGGGCTTGCACTTTTCCGCAGAG GGACTCAACAAATAGGAACTAAAGTTTCTGAATGTTGTGTACACGCTCTTTTGGCGTTGGAAGTGCTTATACATCCCCGGGCGCTTCCTTTGTTAGATCCCCAGTCCACTGACAATAATTATGAGGTCAGAAATAAGTGGTTTTCGGGAAATTTACACATCAGGGGCCGTGCAGCAAATAACACATTCCACAATGGGATGTTCAGCAAGGCCCCTGATGAGCCAGACTCATATAATgatgacctttatgaaaattggCTGCGAAATGGTGAAGATTCGGATACCGTGGCAGCTGATCCTGGAAAAGATACGGATAAAAGTAATCACCCCCCAGAAACATTGAGAGATACTTTATCAGAAAAGGTTCCATCTTTTGATACCACTGCCATAAAAGTTTCTGAAAGTAGTAAATTGGGGGAAGTAGCGCCTGTTACTGTTGCGAAGAAAGGCCCCATGGATAGGGACGAGGTTATGGTTGAATCACAACTATCTGAAACTATTGCTTCAATTGGTGGTGGGAAAAACAGCTTTCAATCCAGTGCCCTTGTTTCTGGTGGCAACGTTTTAAATCCCATGGGTAGTGAAGTTCAAGCAGAGAAACTAGGATCGGAAAAGTTCACAGACAATGCATCAAGAAAGGAAGTGACGGAAGCTAGCGTTGATGGATTTGCTTCGATGCTGAATTTAGACAGAGGTAAAGGGTTAATGCACGAGTCAGATAACGAGTCCATGGAGTCAATTCCTGATATTGTTGATGTTGAGCCTGATTCTGATTAA
- the LOC104241790 gene encoding uncharacterized protein, producing the protein MVVGSMVIPKYSDPKTIYTPKDIQFDMLSEHGVNLTYMQAWRAKEKALQFLRGYYADSYSKLPSYLYILEKTYPGSVVKLKKTDDDCFLYVFVVICTSISGWNYCRPVVVVDGTFLKSAYRVIMLTTNTMDAAGTILPLAYVVVDSEQFKLAYGERANMCHIWTNIRAKFKKGHLKLSELYFATARSYTLDEFNERMSKIEEIDPRVKAYLYDIGYHKWSRVHAMVNKTWTMTSNIAESLNVVTKYTRELPIVELLEYMRTLLERWTKEKLLKVKGTFTYLGYKFNKELDDNRTLSHKLRVRASADYIHTVIDGVRRYIVCLENKKCSCGQFQLDELPCPHALAALRQRDESFEEYCSPYYTRANLLRTYEIPVNPMSDESKWNVPQHITEEVVNPPKGGKR; encoded by the exons ATGGTAGTTGGTAGCATGGTTATTCCAAAATATTCTGATCCTAAGACAATTTACACcccaaaagacattcaatttgaCATGTTGTCTGAACACGGCGTGAATCTAACCTACATGCAAgcctggagagcaaaggaaaaggctttacagtttttgagaggtTATTATGCTGACTCCTACAGCAAATTGCCTAGTTATTTGTATATTCTAGAGAAGACTTATCCGGGGTCTGTAGTTAAATTGAAGAAGACAGACGATGACTGCTtcttgtatgtatttgttgtgatTTGTACGTCAATCAGTGGTTGGAATTATTGTAGGCCAGTTGTAGTAGTTGATGGGACCTTTTTAAAGTCAGCGTATAGGGTAATAATGCTAACAACCAATACAATGGATGCGGCAG GTACCATATTACCATTGGCATATGTTGTTGTTGATTCAGAGCAATTCAAGCTCGCGTATGGTGAAAGAGCAAACATGTGT catatttggacaaatatacGGGCAAAGTTCAAGAAGGGACATCTTAAGCTAAGTGAATTATACTTTGCCACGGCGCGGTCATACACActtgatgaatttaatgaaaggatgtcaAAGATTGAGGAGATTGACCCCCGTGTTAAAGCATACTTATACGATATTGGATATCATAAATGGTCTCGAGTACATGCAATGGTGAACAAAACTTGGACTATGACATCAAATATTGCAGAGTCGTTGAATGTTGTAACAAAATATACAAGAGAACTGCCGATAGTAGAACTATTAGAGTATATGAGGACCCTTCTTGAACGTTGGACGAAAGAAAAATTATTGAAAGTAAAGGGTACATTTACATATCTTGGATACAAATTCAACAAAGAGTTGGATGACAACAGAACATTATCGCACAAGCTTAGA GTGAGAGCTTCAGCAGACTACATCCATACAGTAATAGATGGTGTGAGGCGCTATATTGTTTGTCTTGAAAACAAGAAATGTAGTTGTGGACAATTCCAGCTTGATGAACTACCTTGTCCACATGCTTTGGCTGCTTTAAGACAAAGGGATGAGTCCTTTGAAGAATATTGTTCTCCTTATTACACAAGGGCGAACCTCTTGCGTACGTATGAAATACCAGTAAATCCGATGTCTGATGAAAGTAAATGGAATGTGCCACAACATATAACTGAAGAAGTAGTAAATCCACCTAAAGGAGGGAAAAGGTAG